One region of Gouania willdenowi chromosome 13, fGouWil2.1, whole genome shotgun sequence genomic DNA includes:
- the LOC114474710 gene encoding calmodulin regulator protein PCP4-like, which translates to MSERQGSGAAAGNNKTSGGQDESKTNVPEDFDIDMEDPETEKAAVAIQSQFRKFQKKKNDDKS; encoded by the exons AGACAAGGATCCGGAGCCGCTGCTGGCAACAACAAAACCTCTGGAGGTCAAG ATGAGTCCAAAACGAACGTCCCAGAGGACTTCGACATTGACATGGAAGATCCAGAGACCGAGAAGGCAGCGGTCGCCATCCAGTCCCAGTTCAGGAAGTTCCAGAAAAAGAAGAACGATGATAAGTCATAG